One Phaseolus vulgaris cultivar G19833 chromosome 2, P. vulgaris v2.0, whole genome shotgun sequence DNA window includes the following coding sequences:
- the LOC137810612 gene encoding carbonic anhydrase 2-like isoform X1 → MAGALKKCMMLCCTSKIVSKEEMAGESYEEAIASLTKLLSEKAELGEVATAKIKDLTAELDAAGSKPFNPEERIRTGFISFKNEKFAKNPDLYGELAQGQSPKFMVFACSDSRVCPSHILDFQPGEAFMVRNIANMVPPYDKTKYSGAGAAIEYAVLHLKVENIVVIGHSCCGGIKGLMSIPDDGTTASEFIEQWVQICTPARSKVKAETSDLSFAEQCTNCEKEAVNVSLGNLLTYPFVRDGVVNKTLALKGAHYDFVNGNFELWDLNFKLLPSVSL, encoded by the exons AAGGAAGAGATGGCAGGAGAATCATACGAGGAAGCCATCGCAAGTCTGACCAAGCTTCTCAG TGAAAAGGCTGAACTCGGCGAGGTCGCCACCGCAAAGATCAAGGATCTGACGGCAGAGCTTGACGCTGCCGGTTCGAAGCCGTTTAACCCGGAGGAGAGGATCAGAACCGGCTTCATTAGCTTTAAGAATGAGAAATTTGC gaaaaatcCTGATCTATATGGCGAACTTGCccaaggccaaagcccaaag TTTATGGTATTTGCATGCTCAGACTCGAGAGTTTGTCCATCCCATATTCTGGATTTCCAACCCGGTGAAGCCTTTATGGTCCGAAACATTGCCAACATGGTTCCACCGTATGACAAG ACGAAGTATTCAGGAGCTGGGGCAGCCATTGAATATGCAGTCTTGCATTTAAAG GTGGAGAATATTGTAGTTATTGGACACAGTTGCTGTGGAGGTATAAAGGGGCTCATGTCTATCCCAGATGATGGGACCACTGCAAG TGAATTCATAGAGCAATGGGTCCAAATATGTACACCAGCAAGGTCCAAGGTTAAAGCAGAAACAAGTGACTTAAGCTTCGCAGAGCAGTGTACTAACTGTGAGAAG GAAGCTGTGAATGTGTCACTTGGGAACCTGTTAACTTATCCTTTTGTTAGAGATGGTGTTGTGAACAAAACTCTAGCTTTGAAAGGAGCACATTATGATTTCGTTAATGGCAATTTTGAGCTGTGGGATTTGAACTTCAAGCTTTTGCCCTCTGTATCTCTTTAA
- the LOC137810612 gene encoding carbonic anhydrase 2-like isoform X2 has translation MAGESYEEAIASLTKLLSEKAELGEVATAKIKDLTAELDAAGSKPFNPEERIRTGFISFKNEKFAKNPDLYGELAQGQSPKFMVFACSDSRVCPSHILDFQPGEAFMVRNIANMVPPYDKTKYSGAGAAIEYAVLHLKVENIVVIGHSCCGGIKGLMSIPDDGTTASEFIEQWVQICTPARSKVKAETSDLSFAEQCTNCEKEAVNVSLGNLLTYPFVRDGVVNKTLALKGAHYDFVNGNFELWDLNFKLLPSVSL, from the exons ATGGCAGGAGAATCATACGAGGAAGCCATCGCAAGTCTGACCAAGCTTCTCAG TGAAAAGGCTGAACTCGGCGAGGTCGCCACCGCAAAGATCAAGGATCTGACGGCAGAGCTTGACGCTGCCGGTTCGAAGCCGTTTAACCCGGAGGAGAGGATCAGAACCGGCTTCATTAGCTTTAAGAATGAGAAATTTGC gaaaaatcCTGATCTATATGGCGAACTTGCccaaggccaaagcccaaag TTTATGGTATTTGCATGCTCAGACTCGAGAGTTTGTCCATCCCATATTCTGGATTTCCAACCCGGTGAAGCCTTTATGGTCCGAAACATTGCCAACATGGTTCCACCGTATGACAAG ACGAAGTATTCAGGAGCTGGGGCAGCCATTGAATATGCAGTCTTGCATTTAAAG GTGGAGAATATTGTAGTTATTGGACACAGTTGCTGTGGAGGTATAAAGGGGCTCATGTCTATCCCAGATGATGGGACCACTGCAAG TGAATTCATAGAGCAATGGGTCCAAATATGTACACCAGCAAGGTCCAAGGTTAAAGCAGAAACAAGTGACTTAAGCTTCGCAGAGCAGTGTACTAACTGTGAGAAG GAAGCTGTGAATGTGTCACTTGGGAACCTGTTAACTTATCCTTTTGTTAGAGATGGTGTTGTGAACAAAACTCTAGCTTTGAAAGGAGCACATTATGATTTCGTTAATGGCAATTTTGAGCTGTGGGATTTGAACTTCAAGCTTTTGCCCTCTGTATCTCTTTAA
- the LOC137810614 gene encoding uncharacterized protein At4g28440-like — protein sequence MADSKPGLRKPVFTKVEQLRPGTSGHTLTVKVVNVKMVMQKGRSEGPQSRQMRIAECLVGDETGMIIFTARNDQVDLMKEGSTVILRNAKIDMFKGSMRLAVDKWGRVEVTEAASFTVKEDNNLSLIEYELVNVVVE from the exons ATGGCAGATTCAAAACCAGGATTGAGGAAGCCAGTGTTCACTAAGGTCGAACAGCTTCGCCCAGGAACGAGTGGGCACACTTTAACAGTGAAGGTGGTCAATGTTAAGATGGTGATGCAGAAAGGTCGTTCCGAAGGTCCTCAATCCCGTCAAATGCGAATTGCTGAATGTCTGGTTGGTGATGAGACTGGAATGATCATATTTACTGCCAGAAATGATCAAG TGGATTTGATGAAAGAGGGCTCTACTGTGATCCTTCGTAATGCGAAAATTGACATGTTCAAAGGATCAATGCGACTTGCCGTTGACAAGTGGGGCCGTGTTGAAGTCACAGAAGCTGCTAGTTTCACTGTGAAGGAAGATAATAACTTGTCTCTTATTGAGTACGAACTGGTGAATGTTGTTGTGGAATAA